A genomic region of Anopheles coustani chromosome 3, idAnoCousDA_361_x.2, whole genome shotgun sequence contains the following coding sequences:
- the LOC131260228 gene encoding large ribosomal subunit protein uL1, producing MTSKVSRDILYECVTEVLKGAKKNHRRFHETVELQIGLKNYDPQKDKRFSGTVKLKYIPRPKMQVCVLGDQQHCDEAKANDIPYMDAEALKKLNKNKKLVKKLAKKYDAFLASESLIKQIPRLLGPGLNKAGKFPGLLGHGESMVGKIDEVKATIKFQMKKVLCLSVAVGHVKMSTDELAQNIHLSVNFLVSLLKKHWQNVRSLHIKSSMGAAQRLY from the exons ATGAC TTCCAAAGTCTCCCGTGACATTCTCTACGAATGCGTTACTGAAGTCCTGAAGGGCGCGAAAAAGAATCACCGTCGCTTCCATGAGACGGTGGAGCTGCAGATTGGTCTGAAGAACTACGATCCCCAGAAGGACAAGCGTTTCTCCGGCACCGTCAA gcTGAAGTACATTCCGCGCCCGAAGATGCAGGTGTGCGTGCTCGGTGATCAGCAGCACTGCGATGAAGCTAAGGCCAACGATATCCCGTACATGGATGCCGAGGCATTGAAGAAGTTGAACAAGAACAAGAAGCTGGTGAAGAAGCTTGCCAAGAAGTACGATGCTTTCCTGGCTTCCGAGTCGCTCATCAAGCAGATCCCGCGTCTGCTCGGTCCTGGCCTGAACAAGGCTGGCAAGTTCCCTGGTCTGCTGGGTCACGGTGAATCGATGGTTGGTAAGATCGATGAGGTCAAGGCCACCATCAAGTTCCAGATGAAGAAGGTCCTGTGTCTGTCGGTGGCAGTCGGCCACGTCAAGATGTCGACCGATGAGCTCGCTCAGAACATCCATTTGTCTGTCAACTTCCTCGTCTCGCTGCTGAAGAAGCACTGGCAAAACGTGCGCTCGTTGCACATCAAGTCTTCGATGGGTGCTGCTCAGCGACTGTACTAA